Proteins encoded together in one Palaemon carinicauda isolate YSFRI2023 chromosome 45, ASM3689809v2, whole genome shotgun sequence window:
- the LOC137634865 gene encoding putative uncharacterized protein DDB_G0289263 gives MALIHNNGQPNMALIHNNGQSNMALIHNNGQSNMALIHNNGQPNMALIHNNGQSNMALIHNNGRPNMALIHNNGRPNMALIHNNGRSNMALIHNNGQSNMALIHNNGRSNMALIHNNGQSNMALIHNNGRSDMALIHNNGRSKALIHNNGRSNMALIHNNGQSNMALIHNNGQPNMALIHNNGRPNMALIHNNGQSNMALIHNNGRPNMALIHNNGQPNMALIHNNGQPNMALIHNNGQSNMALIHNNGQPNMALIHNNGQPNMALIHNNGQSNMALIHNNGRSNMALIHNNGQPNMALIHNNGRSNMALIHNNGRPNMALIHNNGQSNMALIHNNGRPNMALIHNNGQSNMALIHNNGRSDMALIHNNGRSKALIHNNGRSNMALIHNNGRSNMALIHNNGQSNMALIHNNGRSNMALIHNGQSNMALNHNNGPNMALIHNNGRSNMALIHNNGQSNMANS, from the coding sequence ATGGCTCTAATTCATAATAATGGGCAGCCTAATATGGCTCTAATTCATAATAATGGGCAGTCTAATATGGCTCTAATTCATAATAATGGGCAGTCTAATATGGCTCTAATTCATAATAATGGGCAGCCTAATATGGCTCTAATTCATAATAATGGGCAGTCTAATATGGCTCTAATTCATAATAATGGGCGGCCTAATATGGCTCTAATTCATAATAATGGGCGGCCTAATATGGCTCTAATTCATAATAATGGGCGGTCTAATATGGCTCTAATTCATAATAATGGGCAGTCTAATATGGCTCTAATTCATAATAATGGGCGGTCTAATATGGCTCTAATTCATAATAATGGGCAGTCTAATATGGCTCTAATTCATAATAATGGGCGGTCTGATATGGCTCTAATTCATAATAATGGGCGGTCTAAGGCTCTAATTCATAACAATGGGCGGTCTAACATGGCTCTAATTCATAATAATGGGCAGTCTAATATGGCTCTAATTCATAATAATGGGCAGCCTAATATGGCTCTAATTCATAATAATGGGCGGCCTAATATGGCTCTAATTCATAATAATGGGCAGTCTAATATGGCTCTAATTCATAATAATGGGCGGCCTAATATGGCTCTAATTCATAATAATGGGCAGCCTAATATGGCTCTAATTCATAATAATGGGCAGCCTAATATGGCTCTAATTCATAATAATGGGCAGTCTAATATGGCTCTAATTCATAATAATGGGCAGCCTAATATGGCTCTAATTCATAATAATGGGCAGCCTAATATGGCTCTAATTCATAATAATGGGCAGTCTAATATGGCTCTAATTCATAATAATGGGCGGTCTAATATGGCTCTAATTCATAATAATGGGCAGCCTAATATGGCTCTAATTCATAATAATGGGCGGTCTAATATGGCTCTAATTCATAATAATGGGCGGCCTAATATGGCTCTAATTCATAATAATGGGCAGTCTAATATGGCTCTAATTCATAATAATGGGCGGCCTAATATGGCTCTAATTCATAATAATGGGCAGTCTAATATGGCTCTAATTCATAATAATGGGCGGTCTGATATGGCTCTAATTCATAATAATGGGCGGTCTAAGGCTCTAATTCATAACAATGGGCGGTCTAACATGGCTCTAATTCATAACAATGGGCGGTCTAATATGGCTCTAATTCATAATAATGGGCAGTCTAATATGGCTCTAATTCATAATAATGGTCGGTCTAATATGGCTCTAATTCATAATGGGCAGTCTAATATGGCTCTAAATCATAATAATGGGCCTAATATGGCTCTAATTCATAATAATGGGCGGTCTAATATGGCTCTAATTCATAATAATGGGCAGTCTAATATGGCTAATTCATAA